The following are from one region of the Microbacterium sp. cx-55 genome:
- a CDS encoding MFS transporter codes for MPDAAPSGSEIEGAQRRTVRVLAAGQVLGGVAFGATVSLGALLAADLSGQDGLSGFATASVTLGAALAAIPLARLAGRRGRRVALTLGNGLALVGIAIVVTAAAVRSFPLLLVGVVLIGMGNAGNLQSRFAATDLATDRRRARDLSVVVWATTVGGVAGPLLVGPGEVVGQALGMPHLTGSYLFSFVAQVLALTLYLVALRPDPLLWAQRIATSGAARAGRISDVDRPRAARYAIFAVAGSHVVMASVMAMTPVHLSHMVHGGDVTVVVGVTIALHVFGMYGLSPVFGWLADRIGRLAVILVGQAVLAASLVVAAVFPHSQVGVAVALLLLGLGWSAATVAGAALLTESTPTLRRPRRQGLSDTAMTLSAAAGSVLAGWVLTNIGYDGLALTALVLVGTVTVCSPLGRVSGRVPVRRG; via the coding sequence ATGCCGGATGCGGCGCCATCCGGTTCTGAGATCGAAGGCGCCCAGCGGCGCACGGTCCGAGTCCTCGCGGCGGGGCAGGTGCTCGGCGGGGTCGCCTTCGGCGCGACCGTGTCGCTCGGCGCCCTGCTCGCGGCGGACCTCTCGGGTCAGGACGGACTGTCGGGGTTCGCGACCGCATCCGTCACCCTCGGCGCAGCCCTGGCCGCCATCCCGCTCGCCCGACTCGCGGGGCGCCGCGGTCGCCGCGTCGCGCTGACCCTCGGCAACGGCCTCGCGCTCGTCGGGATCGCGATCGTCGTTACGGCCGCCGCGGTCCGATCGTTCCCCCTGCTGCTGGTCGGGGTCGTCTTGATCGGCATGGGAAACGCCGGCAACCTGCAGTCCCGCTTCGCCGCGACCGATCTCGCGACCGACCGACGTCGCGCACGCGATCTGTCGGTCGTGGTGTGGGCGACGACCGTCGGCGGGGTCGCGGGACCGCTGCTGGTCGGTCCCGGCGAGGTCGTCGGGCAGGCGCTCGGCATGCCGCACCTGACCGGCTCGTATCTCTTCTCCTTCGTCGCACAGGTGCTCGCGCTCACGCTGTATCTGGTGGCACTGCGCCCCGACCCGCTGCTCTGGGCGCAGCGCATCGCGACCTCGGGAGCGGCGAGAGCAGGACGCATCAGCGATGTCGATCGCCCGCGCGCGGCGCGCTACGCGATCTTCGCGGTCGCCGGCAGTCACGTCGTGATGGCGTCGGTGATGGCGATGACGCCGGTGCACCTGTCGCACATGGTGCACGGCGGCGACGTCACGGTCGTCGTGGGGGTGACGATCGCGCTGCACGTCTTCGGCATGTACGGACTCTCGCCCGTGTTCGGATGGCTGGCCGACCGGATCGGCCGGCTCGCCGTGATCCTGGTCGGTCAGGCGGTGCTGGCCGCATCGCTCGTGGTCGCGGCGGTCTTCCCGCACTCGCAGGTCGGTGTCGCCGTAGCGCTTCTCCTGCTCGGGCTCGGCTGGAGCGCGGCGACGGTCGCGGGCGCGGCGCTTCTGACGGAGTCGACGCCCACTCTCCGGCGCCCGCGCCGGCAGGGACTCAGCGACACCGCGATGACCCTGAGCGCGGCGGCCGGTTCGGTGCTCGCCGGATGGGTGCTGACGAACATCGGCTACGACGGTCTTGCCCTCACGGCGCTCGTGTTGGTCGGGACGGTGACGGTGTGTTCTCCGCTCGGGCGCGTCAGCGGCCGAGTGCCCGTGCGGCGCGGGTGA
- a CDS encoding fumarylacetoacetate hydrolase family protein has protein sequence MRIARFSHQDAITYGIVDGKELVVLAGDPMFVGYETTDVRVPISDIALLAPVIPRSKVVAVGRNYRAHAAEFGNDVPAEPMLFFKPNTSVIGPNDSIVRPKQSARVEFEGELAVVIGRIAKNVPAERAHEYVFGYTIANDVTARDLQRSDGQWARAKGFDTFCPIGPAIETEFDPSGDARVVTRVNGDVRQDAPLTDMVHSVADVIAYASAAFTLLPGDVILTGTPAGVGEIVAGDVVEVEITGLGILRNTVRDA, from the coding sequence GTGAGAATCGCGCGCTTCAGTCACCAGGACGCCATCACCTACGGCATCGTCGACGGGAAAGAACTGGTCGTTCTGGCCGGTGACCCGATGTTCGTCGGGTACGAGACCACCGACGTTCGCGTCCCCATCTCCGACATCGCCCTGCTGGCGCCGGTCATTCCGCGTTCGAAGGTGGTCGCGGTCGGACGCAACTACCGCGCGCACGCGGCCGAGTTCGGTAACGACGTGCCGGCCGAGCCGATGCTGTTCTTCAAGCCCAACACCTCGGTCATCGGCCCGAACGACTCGATCGTGCGCCCGAAGCAGTCCGCGCGGGTCGAGTTCGAGGGCGAGCTCGCGGTCGTCATCGGCCGCATCGCGAAGAACGTGCCTGCCGAACGCGCGCACGAGTACGTCTTCGGCTACACCATCGCGAACGACGTCACCGCCCGAGACCTGCAGCGCTCCGACGGGCAGTGGGCGCGCGCGAAGGGCTTCGACACGTTCTGCCCGATCGGTCCGGCCATTGAAACCGAGTTCGATCCGTCCGGCGACGCGCGCGTCGTGACCCGGGTCAACGGCGACGTCCGCCAGGACGCCCCGCTCACCGACATGGTGCACTCCGTCGCCGACGTGATCGCTTACGCCTCGGCCGCCTTCACGCTGCTTCCGGGCGACGTCATCCTCACCGGGACGCCCGCGGGCGTCGGCGAGATCGTCGCGGGCGATGTCGTCGAGGTGGAGATCACCGGGCTCGGCATTCTGCGCAACACCGTCCGCGACGCGTGA